The Syntrophorhabdaceae bacterium DNA window CCCGGCTTCTGGTTTGGAGGGCCTTTATGTTGACCAGGGCTGTCGCCTGAAGCCGGGGCTTTCTTGCCCTCACGATGCGATCCTCGGGATGGAATACGGTGAACCGGGCACCGACCCTATCGGCGAGCTTCGTCACCTGGGCCGCCCAGGCCATGAAGGCGTTGCCGGCAAGGCGTCCATGGGGCGCATGTACTGAATTGACGAGAAGGCCCTTGTCGCGCACGAATGCCGCCAGCTCACGGAGACTGCCGATAACGGACCAGAATTCCTGCATGTCGTGGGGGACAGCAAGCTCGATAGGTATTCCCTCGAGGCCCGAGAGCCATTTGTCGAAGCTGTCGAAATGTACACTTCTGCGGATAGAGAATTTCACGGGGTCACCTTCACGTCACCTCTCAGGTGACGCACAAGGTCCAGGACCCCGCAGACACCTATTCCTCCTTCCCCTTGTGAGACGGGCTCGGCGCTTCCTCCGATGTAAGTATACACAGCAGAAGCGTAACTTCTAATATAGATGGTTGCAAGGAGTTTTTGGCAACTCAGGGGACATCCCTTGACATTTCTACGTGCCTGCCATAGAGAGACTTTTATGCCTGTTTATCAAGGAGGGTGATGTATGAAAACTATGTCTTCCGCGCTATTTTTGATCTTTATGGTGGTCGTCGCTGGTTGTGCTGCGGATACAGTCAAAACTGGTCAGTCGCCGGTTCGCACCGAAACCTGCAAGGCGGCGACGGAAAAGGAGATCGCCTCGCTCTTCGATAGATGGAATCAGTCGCTGCAAACGGGTGATGCGCATAAAGTCGTCGCCAACTATGCCGAGCGATCAATTCTTTTGCCAACGGTCTCAAATAAGCCACGCCTGACGGCAGCCGAAAAAGTAGATTATTTC harbors:
- a CDS encoding nuclear transport factor 2 family protein; the protein is MKTMSSALFLIFMVVVAGCAADTVKTGQSPVRTETCKAATEKEIASLFDRWNQSLQTGDAHKVVANYAERSILLPTVSNKPRLTAAEKVDYFHHFLENGPSGEINFRMIDIGCNSAVDAGLYTFTFNKTGARVSARYTYTYRWDGERWLITSHHSSAMPEK